One Gottschalkia purinilytica genomic window carries:
- a CDS encoding acetyl-CoA carboxylase biotin carboxylase subunit: MFKKILIANRGEIALRIIRACKEMGIETVAVYSDIDRDSLHVHMADEAICIGPANSSKSYLDIKNIITAALITNSEAIHPGYGFLSENPKLVEVCKMHDITFIGPDEEHINKMGNKSEARKTMIEAGVPVVPGSESSTTDSSEALKVAKEIKFPVMIKAASGGGGRGMRIVYNEEEFIEKFDTAKAEAKSAFNDDLMYVEKFIEEPRHIEFQILADKYGNTIHLGERDCSLQRRNQKVIEEAPCSIMKDDLRSKMGESALKAAKAVNYVSAGTIEFLLDKYNNFYFIEMNTRIQVEHPVTELITGLDLIKEQIRIAYGEKLEVSQDNIKINGHAIECRINAEDTDKNFRPSPGTIEDLLIPGGYGTRIDSHIYSGYKIPPTYDSMIGKLIVWGSNREEAISRMKRALDETIITGIHTNIEFHKQILENESFVKNKIDTSFLEKEIISR; this comes from the coding sequence ATGTTTAAAAAAATACTTATAGCCAATAGAGGTGAAATAGCTTTAAGAATTATAAGAGCATGTAAGGAAATGGGAATTGAAACAGTAGCAGTATATTCGGATATAGATAGAGATTCCTTGCATGTTCACATGGCTGACGAAGCTATATGTATAGGCCCTGCTAACTCTTCTAAAAGTTATCTGGATATAAAAAATATAATAACTGCTGCATTAATAACTAATTCAGAGGCTATACATCCAGGATATGGATTTCTATCAGAAAATCCAAAACTCGTAGAAGTATGTAAGATGCATGATATAACATTTATAGGTCCTGATGAAGAACATATAAACAAAATGGGAAACAAATCAGAGGCTAGAAAAACTATGATAGAAGCAGGTGTACCTGTTGTACCAGGATCTGAGAGTTCTACTACAGATTCATCGGAGGCTTTAAAAGTAGCAAAAGAAATTAAATTTCCTGTCATGATTAAAGCTGCTAGCGGCGGTGGTGGTAGAGGAATGAGAATTGTATATAATGAAGAGGAATTCATAGAAAAGTTTGACACTGCTAAAGCTGAAGCTAAGTCTGCATTTAATGATGACTTAATGTATGTAGAGAAATTTATAGAAGAGCCAAGACACATAGAATTTCAGATACTTGCTGACAAGTATGGGAATACAATTCACTTGGGAGAAAGAGATTGCTCATTACAAAGAAGAAATCAAAAGGTTATAGAAGAAGCACCTTGTAGTATTATGAAAGATGACCTTAGAAGCAAAATGGGGGAATCAGCGTTAAAAGCAGCTAAAGCAGTTAATTATGTAAGTGCTGGGACAATTGAATTTTTATTAGATAAATATAATAACTTTTATTTTATAGAGATGAATACTAGGATTCAGGTAGAACATCCCGTAACAGAACTAATAACAGGTTTGGACCTAATAAAAGAGCAAATTAGAATAGCTTATGGAGAAAAACTAGAAGTTAGTCAAGATAATATTAAAATAAATGGTCATGCTATAGAATGTAGAATTAATGCCGAAGATACTGACAAGAACTTTAGACCATCTCCAGGAACTATAGAAGATTTACTTATTCCTGGAGGATATGGTACTCGAATAGATAGTCATATATATAGCGGATATAAAATACCACCTACTTATGATTCAATGATAGGCAAATTAATAGTGTGGGGAAGTAATAGAGAAGAAGCCATAAGTAGAATGAAAAGAGCTTTAGATGAGACTATAATAACAGGAATTCATACTAATATAGAGTTTCATAAACAAATACTGGAGAATGAAAGCTTTGTAAAAAATAAGATAGATACATCTTTTCTAGAAAAAGAGATAATATCAAGGTAA
- the accD gene encoding acetyl-CoA carboxylase, carboxyltransferase subunit beta, which yields MLKDLFQKKKKYATITLYQSKNKTSYDMEYKTNNSEDKKEKIEIKLDENIWARCGECEEIVLKKDIADNFNICTKCNHHFRIGGKERINLIIDEGTFVEYDKDMSSANPIDFPEYEEKIDKAKAQSNLEDAVITGEGKIKDNPCVICVMDSKFMMGSMGSVVGEKITRAIEKAIEKRLPVIIFSASGGARMQEGILSLMQMAKTSAALGKLGEEGLPYISVLTDPTTGGVTASFAMLGDIIISEPKALIGFAGPRVIEQTIRQKLPDGFQKAEFLQEKGFVDKIVHRKDMKDTLANILFIHSLGGEGVE from the coding sequence ATGCTAAAAGACTTGTTCCAAAAAAAGAAAAAATATGCAACGATAACTCTATATCAAAGTAAGAATAAAACTTCCTATGATATGGAGTATAAAACTAATAATAGTGAAGATAAGAAAGAAAAGATTGAAATAAAGCTAGATGAGAATATATGGGCAAGATGTGGTGAATGTGAAGAAATAGTATTAAAAAAGGATATAGCTGATAACTTTAACATATGTACAAAATGTAATCATCACTTTAGAATTGGTGGAAAAGAACGTATAAATTTAATAATAGATGAAGGTACATTTGTAGAATACGATAAAGATATGAGTTCAGCTAATCCTATTGATTTTCCTGAATATGAGGAAAAAATTGATAAAGCTAAAGCTCAATCTAATTTAGAAGATGCTGTTATAACCGGAGAAGGAAAAATAAAAGATAACCCATGTGTAATTTGTGTTATGGATTCTAAATTTATGATGGGAAGTATGGGATCAGTAGTTGGAGAAAAAATTACTAGAGCTATAGAAAAAGCTATTGAGAAGAGGTTACCTGTGATTATATTTTCTGCATCAGGAGGAGCAAGGATGCAAGAGGGTATACTGTCTTTAATGCAAATGGCAAAAACATCAGCTGCATTAGGAAAATTAGGAGAAGAAGGACTACCTTATATATCTGTTCTTACTGATCCAACTACTGGAGGAGTAACTGCTAGCTTTGCTATGTTAGGAGATATAATAATTTCAGAGCCTAAAGCCTTAATAGGTTTTGCAGGGCCTAGAGTTATAGAACAAACGATAAGACAAAAGTTACCAGATGGATTTCAAAAAGCTGAGTTCTTACAAGAAAAAGGATTTGTAGATAAAATAGTTCATAGGAAAGACATGAAAGATACATTAGCTAATATACTATTTATTCACTCATTAGGGGGTGAAGGAGTTGAATAA
- a CDS encoding acetyl-CoA carboxylase carboxyltransferase subunit alpha, with protein sequence MNNTLEFEKPIVELQNKIYELECFAKDKDVDLSEEINILKNKVEKMKKEIYTNLTPWQKVKIARAQERPTTLQYIERIVPNFIEFHGDRLYADDSSIVGGIGILEGVPVTVIGHQKGKDTKENIKRNFGMPHPEGYRKALRLMKQAEKFKRPIVTFIDTAGAFCGLGAEERGQGEAIAMNLLEMSKLKTPVISIVIGEGGSGGALALGVSDKVAMLEHSIYSVITPEGLASILWKDSGLAKDATEVMKLTSQDLLKLKVIDDIIEEPLGGAHRDIDDMSKSIKDYILRVLPSLVNIDVEKLVQKRYEKIRAIGVWK encoded by the coding sequence TTGAATAATACCCTTGAATTTGAAAAGCCTATAGTAGAATTACAAAATAAAATCTATGAATTAGAGTGCTTTGCTAAGGATAAAGATGTAGATTTATCTGAAGAAATAAATATTTTAAAAAATAAAGTAGAAAAAATGAAGAAAGAGATATATACTAATCTAACTCCTTGGCAAAAAGTTAAAATAGCGAGAGCACAGGAAAGACCAACGACTTTACAGTATATAGAAAGAATAGTACCAAATTTTATAGAATTTCATGGAGATAGGCTATATGCAGATGATAGTTCTATAGTTGGAGGAATAGGAATACTAGAAGGAGTACCTGTGACTGTTATAGGACATCAGAAAGGGAAAGATACAAAGGAAAATATAAAGAGAAATTTCGGAATGCCACATCCAGAAGGATATAGAAAAGCTTTGAGACTTATGAAACAAGCGGAAAAGTTTAAAAGACCTATAGTTACTTTTATAGACACGGCAGGAGCCTTCTGTGGACTAGGAGCTGAGGAAAGAGGTCAAGGAGAAGCAATAGCTATGAACCTTTTAGAAATGAGTAAGCTAAAAACTCCAGTTATATCTATAGTTATTGGTGAAGGTGGAAGTGGTGGAGCTTTAGCACTAGGCGTATCAGATAAAGTAGCTATGTTAGAGCACTCTATATATTCGGTTATAACACCTGAAGGACTTGCAAGTATATTATGGAAAGATTCAGGACTTGCTAAAGATGCTACTGAAGTTATGAAACTTACGTCACAAGACCTATTGAAGTTAAAGGTAATAGATGATATCATAGAGGAACCCTTAGGAGGGGCTCATAGAGATATAGATGATATGTCAAAAAGTATTAAGGATTATATATTAAGAGTCTTACCTAGTCTTGTGAATATTGATGTAGAAAAACTTGTTCAAAAAAGATATGAAAAAATAAGAGCAATAGGTGTATGGAAATAA
- a CDS encoding LCP family protein: protein MKYFFKIFVVAFILFTFVIGIGAGVYYRTHSKMEKESTLSEEELNKIKDPLERAIKTKGNKVVNALLLGMDGSRTDTIMFGSFDTENKKLHIISIPRDTYYYRKGYGYADQRKINAVYGAEKIEGVKSAIKDILGTDISIDYYAMIDYKGVEKIVDSVGGVEVDVPFDMEYFDPTDKPPLRINIPKGRQTLNGKKAIEFLRFRHNNDYTVGYKEGDIGRIKAQQQFVSSFIKKSLSIKLPKVISTALDNVETDIKLKDALYYGPEAIGIGSESITMTTLPGASEDRRYGKSKLSYFIHNPKEVRRLMMEVYSVNE, encoded by the coding sequence ATGAAGTACTTTTTTAAAATCTTTGTTGTAGCTTTTATTTTATTTACCTTTGTAATTGGAATTGGAGCAGGTGTCTATTATAGAACTCACTCTAAAATGGAAAAAGAGTCTACATTATCTGAAGAAGAACTAAACAAAATTAAAGATCCCTTAGAAAGAGCTATAAAGACAAAGGGAAATAAAGTAGTGAATGCGTTGTTATTAGGAATGGATGGATCTAGAACTGATACTATTATGTTTGGTAGTTTTGATACGGAGAATAAAAAACTACATATAATTTCTATACCTAGAGATACTTATTACTATAGAAAAGGATATGGATATGCAGATCAAAGAAAGATAAATGCTGTCTATGGAGCTGAAAAAATAGAAGGAGTAAAAAGTGCTATAAAAGATATATTAGGAACTGATATTTCTATTGATTATTATGCTATGATAGATTATAAGGGAGTAGAAAAGATAGTAGATTCAGTTGGAGGAGTAGAAGTAGATGTACCTTTTGACATGGAATATTTTGATCCTACAGATAAACCACCGTTACGTATAAATATACCAAAAGGAAGACAGACATTAAATGGTAAAAAAGCCATAGAGTTTTTAAGATTTAGACATAATAATGATTATACTGTAGGTTATAAAGAAGGGGATATTGGAAGAATAAAAGCTCAGCAACAATTTGTATCTTCTTTTATTAAAAAATCATTAAGTATAAAGTTACCGAAAGTTATTAGCACTGCTCTTGATAATGTAGAAACTGACATAAAGTTAAAAGATGCGTTATACTATGGTCCAGAAGCTATTGGAATAGGATCAGAATCCATAACTATGACTACTCTTCCAGGGGCAAGTGAAGATAGAAGATATGGAAAGTCAAAACTATCCTATTTTATACACAATCCTAAAGAAGTAAGAAGACTTATGATGGAAGTATATAGCGTAAATGAATAG
- a CDS encoding LCP family protein, whose product MKRFLKIFFMAFICFALTIGAGMATYYKIFDKEGKNPTLSQEELDKIKDPLEKAAKSSRHKRVNVLLLGMEGARTDTMMFCSFDMEHKKVDVVSIPRDTYYYRSGYERADQRKINAVYGAEKIKGTINAVEDVLGVEGLIDHYAMIDYKGVENIVDSVGGVEVDVPFHMKYFDPTDKPPLRIDIPKGKQTLNGKKAVQFLRFRHDNSYKVGYSEGDLGRIKAQQGFVTSFIDKALSLKFLSLVKTSIQEVETDIRITDALEYGTKAMGIDKNDIKMTTLPGEAEYKQYGKQKLAYFVYDKKETRKLMEDIFGNDLSNIKE is encoded by the coding sequence ATGAAGCGATTCTTAAAAATCTTTTTTATGGCATTTATTTGCTTTGCATTGACTATAGGTGCTGGAATGGCTACTTATTATAAAATATTTGATAAAGAAGGAAAAAACCCAACACTATCACAAGAAGAATTAGATAAAATAAAAGATCCACTAGAAAAAGCAGCAAAATCTAGTAGACATAAGAGAGTTAATGTTTTACTCTTAGGAATGGAAGGAGCAAGAACTGATACCATGATGTTTTGTAGTTTCGATATGGAACATAAAAAGGTTGACGTAGTTTCTATACCTAGGGATACTTATTATTATAGAAGTGGATATGAACGTGCAGATCAAAGAAAGATAAATGCTGTTTATGGTGCTGAAAAGATAAAAGGTACTATAAATGCCGTTGAAGATGTATTAGGAGTAGAAGGTTTAATAGATCACTATGCTATGATAGATTATAAGGGAGTAGAAAATATAGTAGATTCAGTTGGAGGGGTAGAGGTTGACGTACCTTTTCATATGAAATATTTTGATCCTACGGATAAACCACCATTACGTATAGATATACCGAAAGGAAAACAAACGCTAAATGGTAAGAAAGCTGTACAATTTTTAAGATTCAGACATGATAATTCATATAAGGTTGGATACAGTGAAGGTGATTTAGGTAGAATAAAAGCACAGCAAGGATTTGTAACATCTTTCATAGATAAGGCATTAAGTTTGAAGTTCTTATCACTTGTTAAGACTTCAATACAAGAAGTTGAAACAGATATAAGAATTACTGATGCATTAGAATATGGAACTAAAGCAATGGGTATAGATAAAAACGATATAAAAATGACTACTTTACCAGGAGAAGCTGAATATAAGCAATATGGAAAGCAAAAGCTAGCATACTTTGTATATGATAAGAAAGAAACGAGAAAATTGATGGAAGATATATTTGGAAATGATCTTTCAAATATAAAAGAATAA
- the murC gene encoding UDP-N-acetylmuramate--L-alanine ligase, which yields MISFDIYKNKFSSVHFIGIGGISMSGLAEILINEGYNVSGSDMKDSPLLDRLREKGAKIYIDHKKENIKNPDLVVYTDAISNDNPEYLEALDKGLTTVDRGSFLGQLMRKYENSIAVSGTHGKTTTTGMLSVILNESFLDPTILLGGQLDQIGGNVRIGKTKLLLTEACEYKGNILKFYPTIGIILNVEADHLDYYKDLDEIIDTFSKFVRQIPEEGYIVVNNDDKNTVKCLKNPSCNVVTFGINNDSDYKASDIRFDESGYSHFKLTINNNESYDVSLNVMGIHNIYNSLAAIAASHVSGVSINEVLSSIKNYTGTHRRLEDKGSFNNIRVIDDYAHHPTEIKATLSAVKELGLNNTWCIFQPHTYTRTKTLLKEFGESFFDANKVLISDIYAAREKDTGMIHSKDLVDLLKTNGIDALYFDSFDKIKSYIKENAKNGDLVLTMGAGDIHKVGEMLVNK from the coding sequence ATGATTTCTTTTGATATATATAAAAATAAATTTTCGAGTGTTCACTTTATTGGAATAGGCGGTATAAGCATGAGTGGACTAGCTGAAATATTAATTAATGAAGGATATAATGTATCCGGATCGGATATGAAAGATTCACCTCTATTAGATAGATTGAGAGAAAAAGGTGCTAAAATCTATATAGATCATAAAAAAGAAAATATAAAAAATCCAGATTTAGTTGTATATACAGATGCAATTAGTAATGATAATCCTGAGTATTTGGAAGCTTTGGACAAGGGATTAACTACAGTAGATAGAGGATCATTTTTAGGTCAGTTAATGCGAAAATATGAAAATTCCATAGCTGTTTCTGGAACTCATGGAAAAACCACTACTACAGGTATGCTCTCTGTTATATTAAACGAATCCTTTTTAGATCCAACTATACTCTTAGGGGGACAGCTTGATCAAATAGGAGGAAACGTTAGAATAGGAAAAACTAAACTACTTCTAACTGAGGCTTGTGAATATAAAGGAAATATTCTAAAGTTTTATCCTACTATTGGAATAATTCTAAATGTAGAAGCTGACCATTTAGATTATTATAAAGATTTAGATGAAATTATAGATACTTTTTCTAAATTTGTAAGACAAATTCCTGAAGAGGGATACATAGTAGTAAATAACGATGATAAAAACACAGTAAAATGTCTTAAAAATCCAAGTTGCAATGTAGTTACTTTTGGTATAAACAATGATAGTGACTATAAAGCAAGTGATATTAGATTTGATGAAAGTGGATATTCTCATTTTAAATTAACTATAAATAATAACGAATCCTATGATGTCTCTTTAAATGTTATGGGTATTCATAATATATATAACTCATTAGCTGCAATTGCAGCATCTCATGTATCTGGAGTTAGTATAAATGAGGTATTAAGTTCAATAAAAAACTATACCGGTACTCACAGAAGACTAGAAGATAAAGGCTCTTTTAATAATATTAGAGTCATAGATGATTATGCTCATCATCCTACTGAAATAAAAGCAACTCTTTCAGCAGTTAAAGAATTGGGGCTAAATAACACTTGGTGTATATTTCAACCTCATACCTATACTAGAACCAAAACTCTTTTAAAAGAATTTGGAGAATCTTTTTTCGATGCCAATAAAGTATTAATATCTGATATATATGCTGCTAGAGAAAAAGATACAGGTATGATACATTCTAAAGACTTAGTTGATCTTTTAAAAACTAATGGAATAGATGCTCTATATTTTGACTCATTTGATAAAATCAAAAGTTATATAAAAGAAAATGCTAAAAATGGCGATTTAGTATTAACTATGGGTGCAGGAGATATTCATAAAGTTGGAGAAATGTTAGTTAACAAATAA
- the purR gene encoding pur operon repressor, with amino-acid sequence MDKFKRNERIASILYILTTNPSKVFTYNHFTDMFNAAKSTISEDIIVAKDLVEKLKIGYIKTISGAAGGVIYLPNISKEEEEEFLSSICEKISENDRMMPGGFIFMMDLLYSPEIAKKIGKIFASKFISQEIEYVVTIETKGIPIALMTAQILNVPLVIVRKDAKITEGATVSINYISASTKKIETMSLSKRAMKEGARVLIIDDFMKGGGTAKGMVDMMKEFKAEVKGVGVFISTRTPENKLIDDFISLLVLEELDENEGKLIIKPNLEKIY; translated from the coding sequence GTGGATAAGTTTAAAAGAAATGAAAGAATAGCTTCAATACTATATATCCTTACTACTAACCCTAGTAAGGTATTTACTTATAATCACTTTACAGATATGTTTAATGCTGCCAAGTCTACAATAAGTGAAGATATAATTGTTGCTAAGGATTTGGTAGAGAAGCTAAAAATTGGATATATAAAAACTATATCAGGAGCGGCCGGTGGAGTAATATATTTACCAAATATCTCCAAAGAAGAAGAAGAAGAATTTTTGAGTAGTATTTGTGAAAAGATTTCTGAAAATGATAGAATGATGCCAGGTGGATTTATTTTTATGATGGATTTGCTATATTCTCCAGAAATAGCTAAAAAAATAGGTAAAATATTCGCATCTAAATTTATTTCACAAGAAATAGAGTATGTGGTTACTATAGAAACTAAAGGAATACCAATAGCTTTAATGACAGCACAAATACTTAATGTACCTCTTGTTATAGTAAGAAAGGACGCAAAGATTACAGAGGGAGCAACAGTTAGTATAAACTATATATCTGCTTCTACAAAGAAAATAGAAACTATGTCACTATCTAAGAGAGCTATGAAAGAGGGAGCGAGAGTTCTTATCATAGATGATTTTATGAAAGGCGGAGGAACGGCCAAAGGAATGGTAGATATGATGAAAGAGTTTAAAGCAGAGGTAAAAGGTGTAGGGGTATTTATTTCTACTAGAACTCCTGAAAATAAATTAATAGATGATTTTATCTCACTTTTAGTATTAGAAGAACTTGATGAAAATGAAGGGAAATTAATAATAAAACCAAATTTGGAAAAAATATACTAA
- the spoVG gene encoding septation regulator SpoVG: MNITDIRIRKITDDGKMKAIVSVTFNNALVVHDIKIIEGQNGLFIAMPSRKMPDGEFKDIAHPINAETRNDIQEAIFKEYEKALAENN; this comes from the coding sequence ATGAATATAACAGATATTAGAATTAGGAAGATAACTGATGATGGGAAAATGAAAGCAATAGTTTCGGTTACATTTAATAATGCACTTGTTGTACATGATATAAAGATAATAGAAGGACAAAATGGACTGTTTATAGCGATGCCTAGTAGAAAAATGCCAGATGGAGAATTTAAAGATATAGCACATCCTATAAATGCCGAAACTAGAAATGATATTCAAGAAGCTATATTTAAAGAATATGAAAAAGCATTAGCAGAAAACAACTAA
- the glmU gene encoding bifunctional UDP-N-acetylglucosamine diphosphorylase/glucosamine-1-phosphate N-acetyltransferase GlmU, giving the protein MILSVILAAGEGTRMKSKLPKVVHKICGKPLLNHVIDSAEEAGIEKNVVVVGHKADKVKEIVKSDNIIYVNQPVGDNDPYGTGFAVMQAQDHIEDDSYVVILCGDTPLIKSETIKEFVEYHKAGNYEATVLTAEVEDPTGYGRIVRDENDQVIAIVEQKDATEEQRKITEINSGVYCFKGKNLKSILGKLDNNNSQQEYYITDAIEILNKEEFKVGGYKISGHEEIQGINSKIQLAEAEKIMRKRINTSLMAEGAIIIDPDNTYIESDVKIGRDTVIYPGVILEGKTEIGEDCIIGQNTRISNSKIEDRVEIQSSTILDSKVDNDTKVGPYAYLRPNSDIGKNVKIGDFVEVKNAKINDGSKASHLSYIGDAEVGKNVNIGCGVVFVNYDGKNKNKTIVEDNAFIGCNVNLISPVTVKENAYIAAGSTITEDVEEKSLSIARVKQVNKENWVEKKGLLKNK; this is encoded by the coding sequence ATGATACTTTCTGTAATATTAGCGGCTGGAGAAGGTACTAGGATGAAGTCTAAACTTCCAAAAGTCGTTCATAAAATTTGTGGAAAACCTTTATTAAATCATGTTATAGATAGTGCTGAAGAAGCTGGCATAGAAAAAAATGTAGTAGTTGTTGGACACAAAGCAGATAAAGTTAAAGAAATTGTAAAGAGTGATAATATTATATATGTAAATCAGCCTGTAGGAGATAATGATCCTTATGGTACGGGATTTGCTGTTATGCAAGCACAAGATCATATAGAAGATGATAGCTATGTTGTAATTTTATGTGGAGATACTCCGCTTATAAAAAGTGAAACTATTAAAGAATTTGTTGAGTATCATAAAGCAGGAAACTATGAAGCTACTGTTTTAACAGCTGAAGTTGAAGATCCAACAGGATATGGTAGAATAGTAAGAGATGAGAATGATCAGGTAATTGCAATAGTGGAGCAAAAAGATGCTACAGAAGAGCAAAGAAAAATAACAGAAATAAATTCAGGAGTATATTGTTTTAAAGGTAAAAACTTAAAATCAATTCTTGGAAAGCTTGACAATAATAATTCACAACAAGAATACTATATAACTGATGCTATTGAAATCTTAAATAAAGAAGAATTCAAAGTTGGAGGATATAAAATATCTGGACATGAAGAAATTCAAGGCATAAACTCAAAGATTCAATTAGCAGAAGCTGAAAAGATAATGAGAAAAAGAATAAATACAAGCCTTATGGCTGAAGGGGCTATTATTATAGATCCTGATAATACTTATATAGAGTCTGATGTAAAAATAGGTAGAGATACTGTAATTTATCCAGGAGTTATACTAGAAGGAAAGACAGAAATAGGAGAAGACTGTATAATAGGTCAAAATACTAGAATATCTAATAGTAAAATAGAAGATAGAGTTGAAATACAATCATCTACTATATTAGATAGTAAAGTAGATAATGACACTAAAGTTGGTCCTTATGCATATTTAAGACCTAATAGTGATATAGGTAAAAATGTAAAAATAGGTGACTTTGTGGAAGTAAAAAATGCTAAAATAAATGATGGCTCTAAAGCGTCGCATCTTTCATATATAGGTGATGCAGAAGTCGGAAAAAATGTGAACATTGGTTGTGGAGTTGTCTTTGTAAATTATGATGGAAAGAATAAAAATAAAACTATAGTAGAAGATAATGCTTTTATAGGATGTAACGTAAATCTAATATCTCCTGTGACTGTAAAGGAAAATGCCTATATTGCAGCTGGGTCTACTATTACTGAAGATGTTGAGGAAAAAAGTTTATCAATTGCAAGGGTTAAACAAGTTAATAAAGAAAACTGGGTAGAAAAAAAAGGTTTATTAAAAAATAAATAG
- a CDS encoding ribose-phosphate diphosphokinase produces MNLSGKCIKIFTGNANRDLAVKICEHLDAELGDSQVLKFSDGETAVNINETVRGSDVFIIQPTCPPTNDNLMELLILIDALRRASAGRISAVIPYYGYARQDRKAKARDPITSKLVANILTVAGADRVLCMDLHAAQLQGYFDIPVDHLLGGPILADYFRDKISKDTVIVSPDVGGVQRVRNFASMLDLPIAIIEKRRPKANVSEVMNVIGDIEGKDVIIVDDIIDTAGSMTKAAKVLQDFGAKKVYACCTHAVLSGPAIERIQDSVIEKLVVTDTIPLTKEKQIDQIEVVSVAPIFAEAIRRIYQNESVSKLFD; encoded by the coding sequence ATGAACTTAAGTGGAAAATGTATCAAAATATTCACAGGTAATGCTAATAGAGATTTAGCTGTGAAAATATGTGAGCATTTAGATGCAGAATTAGGAGATAGCCAGGTTTTAAAGTTTAGTGATGGAGAAACTGCAGTAAACATAAATGAAACTGTAAGGGGTTCAGACGTATTTATAATTCAACCTACTTGTCCACCTACAAATGATAATTTAATGGAGCTTTTAATACTAATAGATGCATTAAGAAGAGCATCTGCTGGCAGAATAAGTGCAGTTATACCTTATTATGGTTATGCAAGACAAGACAGAAAAGCTAAAGCTAGAGATCCTATTACTTCAAAACTAGTTGCAAACATATTAACTGTAGCAGGAGCGGATAGAGTATTATGTATGGATTTACACGCTGCTCAGTTACAAGGATACTTTGATATTCCTGTAGATCATTTATTGGGAGGACCAATATTAGCAGATTATTTTAGAGATAAAATATCAAAAGATACAGTTATAGTATCACCTGATGTAGGGGGAGTACAAAGAGTAAGAAACTTTGCTAGTATGTTGGATTTACCAATAGCAATAATAGAAAAGAGAAGACCTAAAGCTAATGTTTCAGAAGTAATGAATGTAATTGGTGATATAGAAGGAAAAGATGTTATAATTGTTGACGATATAATAGACACAGCAGGATCTATGACTAAAGCAGCTAAGGTATTACAAGACTTTGGAGCTAAGAAAGTATATGCATGTTGTACACATGCTGTTTTATCAGGACCAGCTATAGAAAGAATACAAGATTCAGTTATAGAAAAGTTGGTTGTAACAGATACAATACCTCTTACTAAAGAAAAACAAATAGATCAAATAGAAGTAGTTTCAGTAGCACCAATATTTGCTGAGGCCATAAGAAGAATTTATCAAAATGAATCAGTAAGTAAACTATTTGACTAA
- the pth gene encoding aminoacyl-tRNA hydrolase: MYAVVGLGNPGSRYDGTRHNVGFDVIELLGKKYNTKISKIKFKSVYAEVNIGNEKVLLVKPQTFMNNSGQSVLDIYNFFKIPIENIIAVVDDIDISFASLRLRAKGSAGSHNGMKSIIYHIQNDNFPRVKIGVGKPENGQDLADFVLGRFSKEERVYIDEAIERAASAVELIITDGINKAMNKYNG, from the coding sequence TTGTATGCAGTTGTAGGATTAGGAAACCCAGGAAGTAGATATGATGGAACAAGACATAATGTAGGATTTGATGTAATAGAATTATTAGGGAAAAAATATAATACTAAGATATCTAAAATAAAGTTTAAGTCTGTATACGCAGAGGTTAATATAGGTAATGAAAAAGTGTTACTTGTAAAGCCTCAGACGTTTATGAACAATAGTGGACAAAGTGTTCTTGATATATATAATTTTTTTAAAATTCCAATTGAAAATATAATAGCAGTAGTGGATGACATAGATATAAGCTTTGCTTCTTTAAGATTAAGAGCTAAGGGGAGTGCAGGAAGTCACAATGGTATGAAGTCAATTATATATCATATTCAAAATGATAACTTCCCTAGAGTTAAAATAGGAGTAGGAAAACCTGAAAATGGGCAAGATCTAGCAGATTTTGTTTTAGGAAGATTCAGTAAAGAAGAAAGAGTTTATATAGATGAGGCTATAGAACGAGCAGCAAGTGCAGTAGAGTTAATTATAACTGATGGAATAAATAAAGCAATGAATAAATACAATGGATAA